Below is a window of Candidatus Eisenbacteria bacterium DNA.
CGGGTCGAGCGTGTCCGCCACCTGCATCGAAGCGATGAAGCTCGCCGCGAGCCCGAAATCGGCGAGGTCGTCGCCGCTGAAGAAGAGGCGCGCGTCGTCCGGGAGAGGTCTCTCCCCCGCCTCGAAGGCGGCGCGGGCGCGCGCGGCGTCTTCAGGCGTCCACGGAACGGTGGCGAGCGCAGGGAGGGCGAAGAGGAGAACGGTTGCCGAGAGGAAAAGTGCGCGCCGCATGTCGGACCTCGCTTTCCGAGAAAGGCCTGCCGGTGTTCGATCATCCCGTGATGGTTTCATTCTACCAGAAACAGGGCTCTCTTTCATTAGTTCCGGAGGCGCCCCGGGAGCCCTCGGCGGCCCCGCGAGGCTCGACCGCCCCGCCGCGGAAACGGCGTTGACCCGAACCCGAGACGCCGTGGTATTCTCGGAGGCCGATTCGCGGCGGCGCGGCGGGGAACGCGCGCGAAGGATCCGCTCGCGGCCGGCGGGATGGGTCGATCCGTTCACGAGGAAGCTCGGGAGCGTCCGAAGGGGCGTTGCGGAGGGGTTCTTGTTCTCCCTTTCTTCGAGAGCGGCTCTCGGCTCCGCGTTTCTGGTCCTCCTTCTCTCCCCCGTCCTCTCGGATTCCTCTCTCGAGGACTCGGTTCCCCTCCTTCCGCGGCTCGCGGAACCGGAAGACGGCGCATCGGTCCGCGCCGAGGACGCGATGCTCCGCTGGGAAGGCGTTCCGGGCGCCGAGATCTACCACGTGTTCGTCTCCCCGCGCCCCTTCGCGCCTCCGTCCGACCTCTCCTCGATCGAAGAAGACTGGGTGCACGTCACGGCGGAGCGGAACTGGGTTCACGCGGCGCGGCTCGGGCTTCCGAAAGTCGAAAGCGAGCGATGGTTCTGGACAGCGGCGATTGAGCGGGGAGGCGTCTTCCTCGCCCCGGCGCCCCGCTCGTTCCGGCTCTTCGAACCGGATGCGTCCCTGGATGCGACCGCGCCGATCCAAAGGATCGGAACGCGGAAGAAGGAACAAGGCGCGCGCCGCGGCGCCGTTGTGTTTTCGAACGGGGAGAGAGCGACTGGAACCGCGCCGAAGGCGCTTGCCTCGACGGCCGAGAGACATTGGATCGTCCGCTTCGAAGGACCGATCCGCGAGGAATGGAAGAAAGCCATCGAACGAGAAGGAAGGCGCGCGGCGGGATATCTTCCGGACGATGCGCTCATCGTCCGCGCCTCGCCCGAAGGCGCCGAGAAGATCCTCGCCTCCCCCGGCGTCGATTGGGTCGCGCCCTATGAGGGGCGGTTCAAGATCGAAGCCTCCCTCGCGTCGCGCGCGGCCGGAGAGGAGAGGGTCGTCGCGCTCCTCTTCCCGGGCGAGAGCGCCGAGTGGACGGCCGATTCTCTCGCGCGCGCCGGCTTCGATATACTTGATCGATCAACGAATGCGATCGTTCTCCGCGCGGGCGGCGAAGGAGTCCGGCGTCTCGCCGACTTTGCGGAGATCCGCTGGATCGAGCCCTTTCGGGAACCCGTCTTCTTTAACCAGGACTGTCAATGGGTCGTGCAGACGAACACGGCCGGGAATCGAAGCATCTGGGCGCGCGGCCTTCGGGGCGAGGGGGGTCTCCTCTCCCTTTGCGACAGCGGCCTTCGCGCGCCGCATCGGATGTTCCACGACGCTCTCCGCACGATCGCCGAGTACGGGGACTTCCCGGACCACCGCAAGATCGTCGCCTATCGCAAGGCGTGCGACTCTCCCCTCATCTTCTTCGGAGACGACCCGGGCGCCTTCTATCACGGCACCCACACCGCCTGCACCCTTGCCGGAAACGACAGCACGTTCGGCGCGAGCGGGCTGGACGGAATCGCCCCCGAAGCGCGTCTCTTCTTCGTGGACGCGGGCGGGAACTCGAACATCGTGCACACGCCCGCCGACCTCGCCGACCTCTTCCTTCTCGTCTACGAGGGGAACGAGGCGGGGGCGCCGCGGATCATGTCGAACTCCTGGGGAGCCCTCGGCGGAGGGGCGTATGACTTTCGGTGCGAGCAGCTCGATCGCTTCGTGTGGGAGCACAAGGACTTCCTCCTCGTCTTCTCCAACGGAAACGGCGCAATCACAAACTCGGTCGCGTCTCCGGCGGCGAGCAAGAACTGCGTGGGGGCGGGCGGGACCGAAAACGGTTCACAGGCGAACCAAATCTACTCGAGCACGAGCCGGGGGCCGACCGACGACGGGCGCATCAAGCCGACCCTTTGCGCTCCCGCGCGGCTCGCTTCCGCCTCGGGCGAGACCGACGCCGCGTATCAAACGCTCGAGGGGACGAGCATGGCCGCGCCGTCGATCGCCGCGAGCGCGGCGCTCGTGCGCCAGTACTTCATGGAGGGGTGGTATCCCTCCGGCGTGAAGGGCGCATCGGCGTCTCATCCGCCCTCCGCGGCGCTTCTTCGCGCGATGCTCGTCTCGGGGAGCGTGTCGGATTTCGCGGGCCACGCGATTCCGTCGTTCGACATCGGCTGGGGAAGAATCCGTCTCGAGGATGCGCTCGCCTTCTCCGGCGATTCGAAGCGTCTCGCGATCACGGACGAATCCCCCGGCCTTCTCACCGGCGAGATCGATGTCTACCGCGTGACGGTCGCCTCGTCCGCCGAGCCTTTGAAGGCGGTTCTCGTCTGGACCGATTATCCTTCCTCGCCCGCCGCCTCGCGGAACCTCGTGAACGATCTCGACCTCACGGTGAGAAAGGGCGGCCTCGTCTATCTCGGCAATGTCTTCTCCGGCGGGCTTTCGGTCGCGGGGGGCGCGCGCGATTCCTTGAATGTCGAAGAATGTGTTCTTCTCGCCGGGCCGGCGGCGGGGGAATGGACGATCGAGGTGGCCGCCGCGGCCGTTCCCTTCGGACCCCAGCCGTACGCGCTCGTCGTCACCGGCGCGCTCGACGCGAACGTCGGATCGATCTCCCTCGATCGGAACTCGTACGGCGCGATCGACACGATCTTCGTGCGAGTCGAGGACGGAGACGCGCCGAGCGCTCTTGTCCTCCTCTCTTCCGACACGGAGGTCGAGCCGGAGAGCCTCGCGCTCGCGGGAAGCGGGGGCCTCTTCGTCGGAGCGTTCCCCACGGCAACCGGAGGGCCGGTTCACGGAGACGGCCTTCTTTCGGTGAGCCACGGCGATTCCATCCGCGCGGAGTACCAAGGCCGAACCGCGGGCGCCGCCGCGTGGCTTCGCGGACCGGTCTTGCGGCCGCCCGCGGCGAGCGCTCCGGACGATGCGTCCGCCGTCATTCGATGGGAGAGCGACATCCCTTCCGATTCTCGGGTCGCCTTCGGAATCGACGGGTTTCCTCTCGCCGACACGATCGTCTCACGCGATCTCGTCCTCGTTCACGAAGTCGCGATCGACGGGCTCCTTCCCGACACGACGTACCGGTTTTCCGTTTCCTCCGCCGACTTCCGTGGAAACCGGACCGCTGACGACGGCGGTTCGGCGCTCTATCGCTTCACGACCGGCGGGCGGGCGGACATCCTCCTCGTCGTTGGCGACGCGACATTCGAAGATTCGGACCGATATCGTTTTGCCCTCAATCGTTTCGGCTGGCTCGGGCGCATCGCCGAGGGGACGATTCCCCCCCTCGGGGACCGCACGCGCGGCCTTCGCAGCCATCCGGTCGTCTGGTGGCAGGCGGGATGGGAGGAGTACCCTCCGTTTTCCGACGCGGCGCGGGAGACGATCGACCGCTATCTCGCGGGAGGCGGACGCCTCGCCGCGGTCTCGCACGACGCCGTCTGGGCGCTATCCGATCCGGCTTCCCCCTTCCGGTCCGAAGAAACCGCGAGCTGGCTCGGGCGCTGCCTCAAAGCTTCCTTCCTGAGAGAACCCTCGTTCTGGAGCATCGTCTTCGGCGCGGCGAACGATCCGATCAGCGGATCCTACTCGATCGGGGGAATCTCCTACACGCCGATCCGAGGCGGCGGCGCGGGAGACGTCGTCGCGCGCGCCGCGGTCCCCGCGACGATCGATTCGGTTTGGAGCGAGAACGCGAGCCAGGGGATGATCGGGCTCCGATGGATCGATGCGTCCCCGTCCGGGCATCCGGACAGCGCGGTCTGGGGCGGGACGAAATCGCGCGGCGCGACCTACTGCTTCGAATGGTCCCGCCTGAACACGTCGAACGACGACGACTTCACCCGCGCTTCCGTCTTCGACAAGACGGTGCGATGGCTGATCGGGCGGGACCATCCGGACGTCGTCCTCACGACGTTCGCGAGCGGCGGGACGATCAACTCCTCTCCCGTCACGATCCGATGGAACGAGACGATCCACGGGGGAGTGGGCGTTGGACAAAGGCGAATCGAGTGGAGCGGCGATGGAGGCGCGTCGTGGAACACGATCGCTGCGAACGCCGGCCCCTCGCCGTGTTCGTGGAATCTCACCGGTGTGCCGAACGGTACGACGCTCCGGATTCGCGTCCTCCTGGCGGACGGCGGCAGTCCTCCGCTCCACGGAATGGACGCATCGGACGCCGACATCGTGCTCGCGATCCCGGGGAACGACACACGCGGGCCGCGGATCGTCGCCGGGAGCGCGCGCGTCGCGCCCGATCCGGTCCCGTGGGGGAGCGCGGCCGAGATTCGCGCGGCGGTCTCCGATTCCCTCAGGGGAGGATCCGCGGTCGTCGCGGCGGCTTGGTCTCTCGCGCCGGACGGGTCGGGCGAATGGACGGCGATGAGCGGGACCTGGGGGAGCGCCGCCGCCGAGGTCTTCGACACGATCGACGCCTCACTCCTCGCGCCCCCCGTCGACACGATCTGGATCCGCGGGAAGGACTCCGGCGGCATGTGGGGGGAGGCGAGCCCGCTTCACGTGGTGCTTCGAGGAGATTTCACCGGGATCGAGGACGCGGCGCCTCCCCTCTCCTTCCGCCTCCACCCAAGCGCGCCCAATCCCTTTAACCCTCAAGCGACAATTCGCTTCGATCTTCCCGCGGCGGGCGCGGCGCATCTTTCCGTCTACGACGTGAGCGGCCGGCTCGTGCGGGTTCTCGCCGACGGTCCCTTCGCCGCGGGGAGCCACGAGACCGCGTGGGACGGGCGGGACGACCGGGGCCGCGCGGTCGGAAGCGGCGTCTACCTCCTCTCCCTCGAATCCGCCGGCCGGCGCGCGACGGCGAGGACGGTCCTTCTACGTTAGCAGAATGCTCTCCCACCGATTGTTGCCATGAGCGAATGGGTCTTTACCGTATCGGCGGGTCGGAAGAAGGAACGTGATCGTGCGGAGCTCTCGCGCTCCACGGAATGTCTATCGGAGACCGTGGAGCTTCATCTTTCGGTAGAGAGTCGCGCGGCTGACCTCGAGGTATCTCGCCGACCGTTGGACATCGTCGCGGAACTCACGGAGGACGGAGGAGAGCAATTCCTTCTCCTTCCTTCGCGAGCGTTCTCGCAAGGATCTCTCTCGAGAAACACTCGCTCCTTCTCGAATCGATCGCCGGAGCAGGGTGGCCGGAATCACTCTTCCCCGAACCAGATGCGCGAGACGCGCCACTTCCATCTTGAGCTCTCGAACGTTCCCCGGCCAGTCGTAGCGAACCATCGCCAAGAGACACCCGTGGGAAAACCGAATCCGGCGTCCCCGTGCGCCCGTTTCTTCGGAGAGGAAATGCTCGGCGAGGCGCACGATGTCGCAAGGGCGATCGCGAAGCGGGAGAACATGCAGCTCGACGCCGCGCAACCGGAACAAAAGATCGGGGAGAAAAGCACCTTGTTCGACCAATGCACAGAGGTCTTTCGTGGCGGCCGCGATGGTTCGCGTGAAGACGATTCGCTCCTTGGTATCTCCCAACCTGCGAACTTCCCCCGTGTCCAGAAAGCGGAGAAGTTTGGCCTGCAAGCCGGGAGATGCTTTGTCGATCTCGTCGAGGAAGAGCGTCCCCCCATCGGCCTTCTCCAAGAGACCGAGCTTGTCGT
It encodes the following:
- a CDS encoding S8 family serine peptidase, whose product is MFSLSSRAALGSAFLVLLLSPVLSDSSLEDSVPLLPRLAEPEDGASVRAEDAMLRWEGVPGAEIYHVFVSPRPFAPPSDLSSIEEDWVHVTAERNWVHAARLGLPKVESERWFWTAAIERGGVFLAPAPRSFRLFEPDASLDATAPIQRIGTRKKEQGARRGAVVFSNGERATGTAPKALASTAERHWIVRFEGPIREEWKKAIEREGRRAAGYLPDDALIVRASPEGAEKILASPGVDWVAPYEGRFKIEASLASRAAGEERVVALLFPGESAEWTADSLARAGFDILDRSTNAIVLRAGGEGVRRLADFAEIRWIEPFREPVFFNQDCQWVVQTNTAGNRSIWARGLRGEGGLLSLCDSGLRAPHRMFHDALRTIAEYGDFPDHRKIVAYRKACDSPLIFFGDDPGAFYHGTHTACTLAGNDSTFGASGLDGIAPEARLFFVDAGGNSNIVHTPADLADLFLLVYEGNEAGAPRIMSNSWGALGGGAYDFRCEQLDRFVWEHKDFLLVFSNGNGAITNSVASPAASKNCVGAGGTENGSQANQIYSSTSRGPTDDGRIKPTLCAPARLASASGETDAAYQTLEGTSMAAPSIAASAALVRQYFMEGWYPSGVKGASASHPPSAALLRAMLVSGSVSDFAGHAIPSFDIGWGRIRLEDALAFSGDSKRLAITDESPGLLTGEIDVYRVTVASSAEPLKAVLVWTDYPSSPAASRNLVNDLDLTVRKGGLVYLGNVFSGGLSVAGGARDSLNVEECVLLAGPAAGEWTIEVAAAAVPFGPQPYALVVTGALDANVGSISLDRNSYGAIDTIFVRVEDGDAPSALVLLSSDTEVEPESLALAGSGGLFVGAFPTATGGPVHGDGLLSVSHGDSIRAEYQGRTAGAAAWLRGPVLRPPAASAPDDASAVIRWESDIPSDSRVAFGIDGFPLADTIVSRDLVLVHEVAIDGLLPDTTYRFSVSSADFRGNRTADDGGSALYRFTTGGRADILLVVGDATFEDSDRYRFALNRFGWLGRIAEGTIPPLGDRTRGLRSHPVVWWQAGWEEYPPFSDAARETIDRYLAGGGRLAAVSHDAVWALSDPASPFRSEETASWLGRCLKASFLREPSFWSIVFGAANDPISGSYSIGGISYTPIRGGGAGDVVARAAVPATIDSVWSENASQGMIGLRWIDASPSGHPDSAVWGGTKSRGATYCFEWSRLNTSNDDDFTRASVFDKTVRWLIGRDHPDVVLTTFASGGTINSSPVTIRWNETIHGGVGVGQRRIEWSGDGGASWNTIAANAGPSPCSWNLTGVPNGTTLRIRVLLADGGSPPLHGMDASDADIVLAIPGNDTRGPRIVAGSARVAPDPVPWGSAAEIRAAVSDSLRGGSAVVAAAWSLAPDGSGEWTAMSGTWGSAAAEVFDTIDASLLAPPVDTIWIRGKDSGGMWGEASPLHVVLRGDFTGIEDAAPPLSFRLHPSAPNPFNPQATIRFDLPAAGAAHLSVYDVSGRLVRVLADGPFAAGSHETAWDGRDDRGRAVGSGVYLLSLESAGRRATARTVLLR